In Alphaproteobacteria bacterium US3C007, one genomic interval encodes:
- the xdhA gene encoding xanthine dehydrogenase small subunit: MNISFLLNGETVALTEISATTTFLDWLRETRGLTGTKEGCNEGDCGACTVVVITPDAVQALNACILLLPQLHGKAVRTVEALGQGGALHPVQSAMIDAHGSQCGFCTPGFIASMAAAQINQDEDHATTLAGNLCRCTGYAPILRAAEASARLPQPDWLRGDRQKLATMDLQHEQAYLPSSSDALASLLLAEPETVLVAGATDLALWITKDLRNPAPLAFLHQAKDLAQIEENDDHTRIGAMVSIEALRLWAQTPLPHYSEMLRRYGSTQVRMAATLGGNIANGSPIGDNAPALIVLGAKLVLRRGANRREIDLETFFLSYGKQDLQKAEFVEAILLPKLGASLYCYKLSKRFDQDISAVCGCFNIGIKEGYVDSARICFGGMAGTPQRAHKTEAALLGQPWQESSLETCRAALTADFQPLSDMRASAAYRQDAAYGLLLRCYLESQGRAVNLRGVNA; this comes from the coding sequence ATGAACATATCGTTTCTTCTAAATGGAGAGACCGTGGCCCTGACGGAGATCAGCGCTACGACAACCTTTTTGGATTGGCTGCGCGAAACGCGTGGACTGACGGGAACCAAAGAAGGCTGCAATGAAGGAGATTGCGGGGCCTGCACGGTGGTGGTGATAACCCCAGATGCTGTCCAGGCGCTGAATGCCTGTATTCTCTTATTGCCGCAATTACATGGAAAAGCCGTGCGCACCGTGGAGGCGTTGGGGCAAGGCGGCGCGTTACACCCGGTGCAAAGCGCGATGATCGACGCGCATGGAAGCCAATGTGGCTTCTGCACACCGGGGTTTATCGCCTCAATGGCCGCCGCGCAGATCAATCAAGATGAAGATCATGCAACCACGCTGGCAGGTAATTTATGCCGCTGCACGGGCTATGCTCCTATTTTACGCGCTGCTGAAGCCAGCGCGCGTTTGCCACAGCCCGACTGGCTGCGCGGCGACCGACAAAAATTGGCCACAATGGATCTGCAGCACGAACAAGCCTATCTGCCAAGCTCGAGCGATGCCCTGGCCAGCCTATTGCTTGCGGAGCCGGAAACGGTTTTGGTCGCCGGCGCAACCGATCTGGCATTATGGATCACAAAAGATCTGCGCAACCCCGCCCCATTGGCGTTTTTACATCAGGCAAAAGATCTAGCACAAATTGAAGAAAATGACGATCATACCCGCATCGGCGCTATGGTGTCTATCGAAGCCCTGCGCCTATGGGCGCAAACGCCTTTGCCGCATTACAGCGAGATGTTGCGACGTTATGGATCAACGCAAGTGCGCATGGCGGCCACATTGGGTGGTAATATCGCCAATGGATCGCCCATTGGAGACAACGCGCCCGCCCTGATCGTACTTGGTGCCAAACTGGTGCTGCGCCGCGGTGCAAATCGCCGCGAAATTGATTTGGAAACATTTTTCCTGAGCTATGGCAAACAGGATCTGCAAAAGGCAGAATTTGTTGAGGCTATTTTGCTGCCAAAGCTGGGCGCATCTCTATATTGCTACAAGCTTTCAAAACGCTTTGATCAAGATATTTCTGCGGTATGCGGGTGTTTTAATATTGGGATCAAAGAAGGTTATGTAGACAGCGCGCGGATTTGCTTTGGCGGTATGGCTGGCACGCCGCAGCGCGCGCATAAAACAGAGGCTGCTCTGCTTGGCCAGCCATGGCAAGAAAGCAGTCTTGAAACCTGTCGCGCAGCTTTAACAGCTGACTTTCAACCCCTCAGCGATATGCGCGCCTCTGCCGCCTATCGCCAAGACGCTGCCTATGGGCTATTGCTCCGTTGTTATCTTGAAAGCCAAGGGCGTGCCGTGAATCTGAGAGGTGTAAACGCATGA